The following are encoded together in the Humulus lupulus chromosome 5, drHumLupu1.1, whole genome shotgun sequence genome:
- the LOC133779502 gene encoding transcription factor bHLH120-like: MFPNLHRSEELCFQISPNPQKKNRNSSEDQILDHASLEDNAFYFNNYKEIITSSQCPKSLPNCCTLVNHNSTTVTHNSSDNKSKKMRKHRDIEMQRRQEMAARHASLRSLLPLELIKGKRSISDHIHEGARYIKQLQLKIKELDAKRENLKKYYYLSDSRSIIGPSTYHDHHGHGGAGSSSSSTPLSQDHLLRVQPCGGGLEIVISSTGDFGGASVLPLSKILQVILQEGLCLISCISTKVNGRLLHTIKSEANYYCVESECSDYLSALEQKLKKLIIDDDDDP, encoded by the exons ATGTTTCCTAATTTGCATCGAAGCGAAGAGCTCTGCTTCCAGATTTCACCTAATCCCCAAAAAAAGAATAGAAACTCCTCAGAAGATCAGATTCTTGACCATGCTTCACTGGAAGATAATGCTTTCTACTTTAATAATTATAAGGAGATCATCACAAGCAGCCAATGCCCCAAATCTTTGCCTAACTGTTGCACTTTGGTGAATCACAATAGTACTACTGTTACTCATAATTCTAGTGACAACAAGAGCAAGAAGATGAGGAAGCATAGAGACATTGAAATGCAAAGAAGGCAAGAAATGGCTGCCCGTCATGCCTCTCTTAGATCCCTACTCCCGCTTGAATTAATCAAG GGAAAGCGTTCTATCTCCGATCACATCCACGAGGGTGCAAGGTATATAAAACAACTCCAGTTGAAGATTAAAGAACTTGATGCCAAGAGAGAAAACTTAAAGAAGTACTATTACTTGTCTGATTCGAGAAGCATTATTGGACCGAGCACTTATCATGATCACCACGGTCACGGTGGAGCTGGCAGCTCAAGCAGCTCTACTCCGCTGTCGCAAGATCACTTGTTAAGAGTCCAACCTTGTGGTGGTGGATTGGAAATTGTGATCAGTAGTACTGGCGACTTCGGAGGGGCCAGTGTGTTGCCCCTCTCAAAGATTTTGCAAGTGATTCTTCAAGAAGGCCTTTGCTTAATTAGCTGTATTTCCACCAAAGTTAATGGAAGATTGCTTCACACTATCAAGTCCGAG GCTAATTATTATTGTGTAGAATCAGAATGCAGCGACTATCTTTCAGCGCTTGAACAAAAACTAAAGAAGTTGAtcattgatgatgatgatgatccatGA